From a single Epinephelus fuscoguttatus linkage group LG18, E.fuscoguttatus.final_Chr_v1 genomic region:
- the june gene encoding junE proto-oncogene, AP-1 transcription factor subunit — protein sequence MTAKMETPFYHDDSSAVHTFSQIAEYERYPGNKMLMSKKAMSVVGSHHFPSGGAAGGRGGNHNNLGLAGNSSLMTSAAPSADMNLLKLASPDLEHLIIQSNQGLVTTSPVSNSTNAFLYRNQATNEQEGFADGFVKALADLHKQNQLVGGGPMSPSSSSAVSLQTSYQRNLMSSGDMPIYTNLSSYNPGQMTYPGGQMTYGSGSGHGSGGASQSHTRGLDAPQTVPEVPHPAGDPTSPPSLSPIDLETQERIKAERKKLRNRIAASKCRKRKLERISRLEEKVKVLKNQNSDLASTAAMLREQVAQLKQKVMSHVTNGCQIAVSSATGKSGGGGGGAGSEDSSC from the coding sequence ATGACGGCCAAGATGGAGACTCCTTTCTACCACGACGACTCCTCCGCTGTCCACACCTTTAGCCAGATTGCAGAATATGAGCGTTACCCCGGAAACAAGATGCTGATGAGTAAGAAGGCCATGTCAGTGGTGGGCAGTCATCACTTCCCCAGCGGTGGTGCAGCAGGAGGTAGGGGTGGGAACCACAACAACCTGGGGCTCGCTGGCAACAGCTccctgatgacatcagcagCACCCTCAGCGGACATGAACCTCCTGAAGCTGGCATCCCCCGACCTGGAGCACTTGATCATCCAGTCCAACCAGGGACTGGTCACCACCAGCCCTGTGTCAAACTCCACCAATGCCTTTCTGTACCGCAACCAGGCCACCAATGAGCAAGAAGGATTTGCTGATGGCTTTGTCAAAGCGCTCGCTGATCTTCACAAACAGAACCAGCTAGTGGGAGGTGGTCCCATGTCCCCATCTTCATCCTCCGCCGTCTCTCTGCAGACATCCTACCAGAGGAACCTGATGTCCAGTGGAGACATGCCCATCTACACCAACCTCAGCAGCTACAACCCGGGCCAGATGACTTACCCTGGGGGGCAGATGACGTACGGTAGTGGCTCAGGCCATGGCAGCGGTGGAGCCTCTCAAAGCCACACCAGAGGCCTGGATGCCCCTCAGACAGTCCCTGAGGTGCCTCACCCGGCGGGCGACCCTACTTCCCCGCCCTCCCTCTCTCCAATTGACTTGGAGACACAGGAGCGAATCAAAGCAGAACGCAAAAAGCTCCGCAACCGCATTGCCGCGTCCAAGTGCCGCAAGCGGAAGCTGGAGCGGATCTCACGGCTGGAGGAGAAGGTGAAGGTCCTGAAGAACCAGAACTCGGACCTGGCCTCCACCGCTGCCATGCTGCGGGAGCAGGTCGCCCAGCTCAAACAGAAGGTCATGAGTCACGTCACCAATGGCTGCCAGATTGCCGTCAGCTCGGCCACTGGCAAgtctggaggaggagggggaggagctgGCAGTGAGGACTCCAGCTGCTGA